The DNA sequence ATTACAATGAATGCTACTCCTGACTATGTCTTTACATCTGAACTTGAGAAGTTATCAAACATACTTTCCGAAACTGATATAACGCCTATGATGGTTGATGTGATAATAGCACTTAAAAAGTATTTAGAAGAGCTGATTGATAAAGAGCCTTCCTATGATTACAATAATTTTTCTCGTATCTCATCTATGTTATCTAAAGAAAATCTAGATAAGGTTGGTGAGATTATTGAAAAAATGGATTTAGTTAATGTTATTTGTATTCTTAAGGATGATCCCGACTATTATCCTATTTTTATGATACCAGAATATTCTTTACTTAACATATACAAGGAGGTTGTAATTAGTAAAAATAAGGGTCTTGCTACAAAGATACTCAAAGAAGTTATATCTCAGAAGATGGAAATATTCTATAATACCATAGGAGTGAAGTATGATGAAGTCAAAGGGAATATGCTAACGATATACACTGAGGAGACTAGTAAGATACTTATGTCGCACAAACTAAATTATTTTACACATACCATATCTTTTGAGATTGTATATACTTTCTTTTACTACTTCTGGAAGAAGGGATTTAGAGAATCTGTGAATGATATTATAGTGAATGGTATCTTCAAAGATAGATATTACAAGAATTTGCTATCCTCTGTGTTTCAGTCAATAGAGGAGAGTGAGAAGGATATATCAAACTTTGTAAAGCAAACATCAAAAGGTGGAGATCACTATGGAGTAATAAGTAAGTTTTTGGAAGACTTTAACTACATAAAGTCAGAAAATTCAAAAAAATCACTGCAACAAAAAGTATCTGTTCTAAACAATTTGGCAGGAAGTATCGTTTTAAAATACAATGACTACTTTAATCAACTTAGTAAGAACTTAAAATTGATTTTAGAAGACTATAACTCACTTTCGCCGGAATACCTACTCAACGCAAAAACTATTAAGGGTATATATAATAGGACTCTTATGGATAATATAAAGAAAGGGGTAGAAGTTATGCTAGTTGCTCTTGATATA is a window from the Spirochaetota bacterium genome containing:
- a CDS encoding DUF5312 domain-containing protein; amino-acid sequence: MKTSQRIDREIKSMSPDEREELRRKMEESIKEMKVSDKPKETTIRQTTSNQVYLSFWDNLLIFILSLLGLSSYEKYVRNKRLRIIKRKVSGNTPRIMNPYTKELYPQFARYLYELYETISLVKEVLDMTIFNPNVWDNSSVLEIKTCAEYLFEILTNSRPIIGISDVKSIISEYKSIKKIYDKIETEVQTSLESIDPVMVNRANRVYSRLLVFKELVEQVNFKRILKQFMDEKGRITMNATPDYVFTSELEKLSNILSETDITPMMVDVIIALKKYLEELIDKEPSYDYNNFSRISSMLSKENLDKVGEIIEKMDLVNVICILKDDPDYYPIFMIPEYSLLNIYKEVVISKNKGLATKILKEVISQKMEIFYNTIGVKYDEVKGNMLTIYTEETSKILMSHKLNYFTHTISFEIVYTFFYYFWKKGFRESVNDIIVNGIFKDRYYKNLLSSVFQSIEESEKDISNFVKQTSKGGDHYGVISKFLEDFNYIKSENSKKSLQQKVSVLNNLAGSIVLKYNDYFNQLSKNLKLILEDYNSLSPEYLLNAKTIKGIYNRTLMDNIKKGVEVMLVALDILSYYSN